In the Xyrauchen texanus isolate HMW12.3.18 chromosome 47, RBS_HiC_50CHRs, whole genome shotgun sequence genome, TAAATGAAAGGGAAGTAATCCTTTACATAGTAACCAGGCGACATCTGTTAAAACATCTGGATTCTGTTTTTGACACTGTATGgtgaagaagagaaaaaaatggaCATGGACACTTGCATACTGAAAAAGGAGTAAATCTctgtaaaacacacatacacatacacacacacacacacacacacacacacacacacacacgcttcatTTTCACTCCCTTACACTCACTAACTAAAAACGCTTATAGTGAGATCTCCAGATGTTTGGCCATCCTCAAAATTTCCACACAAATTGTATGCAACTTCTCGGTGTATAGCAGTTACTTGTGATATTATGAGAATATCTTCATGGGGACATTATATATTTCATGGggatatttatacatatattataatagAACAACTACATAAAGTCTTCTCAATGTCCTCAAATAGATTGGGTAGTTATATAATTCCCAAACACACACCATATTCTTAAACAGTGGACTCTTTCAGAcagtcaaggttacagtgaggcacttacaatggaagtcaatggggccagtttttggagtgTTCAAacatagaaatgtgaagctcgtaattttataaaataacttattctgttaaaactagtgCATCATTCgatctgtaaaattgtttaaattgttgtttttacagtcattttagggtttcagggtttgttgacattacatcattatggcaacaaagttgtaaaattggctttacacagaaaaggttagtaagtaattGTATTTCTGTATGGCTGACAGATGGTCACTCCAGACCGTCCACTCCTCTGAAATGCCGAAACGTCAGCCCAAGTCATCTACTATtggaaataaaaacacaaatagacTCATAAGTGGTTCTGGTGCAAGCTCAGACTCGTGCAGAAAGATTTTTTATTGTTCTCGTTATTATGGAGTGGTCTGGATTTTAGCAGATGGATGGGAGCACAGATGGAGCTCTTGTAAAACCAAGTCTAACGATTGGGCTATTTTATGATTCATCTAATGTATGTTCTGAGCTGAGGAATATAATTAATGTTTAGAGCTAACCCAAAACTCTTTGACTTAATTCCTTACTAAAGCACCTCTGGATGCACAAATGAGTATTCCCTACCTTCAAATTGGTACAAGGCTGGTATAAGGTTGACctcatatttcttaaaaatatactGTCACACTAAAATGACATGATGCACTAAGGAAACTCTTCAACACAAAAGCCTTTTCATCAAACCACTAGTATGTTAATATTCACAGTCTGTGCCTTAGCTGGGTACATCAAGAGAAGATGTTTCCTACAGGAAGTAGCTTGCTCTGATTTAAACAGAACAAAACTCTCCTCTGCCTGCACTCTTACAGAACTTCACACATCCATGTTTCCTGCTCAGAGGGGTGAAGTTTGAAAGAGGAAAGGTTTCTTTCCATCCCAGGCAGCAGTGCTGAGCAATGGAAAGCCAGTCAAGCTAGATCAACAACCAAGACAAAACTAAAGAAATACAGAATAACTTgccaggatggatggatggacagatagacattTAGATAGACAATTAGACAGAAATTTAGACAGACAATTAGACAGatatttagacagacagacagatatttagacagacagacagacagacagtcagtcagacagacagacagacagacagacagacagacagacagacagacagacagacagacagatagatagatagatagatagatagatagatagatagatagatagatagatagatagatagatagatagatagatagatagatagatagatagattaaaatgagatgatcgatagatagatagatagatagatagatagatagatagatagatagatagatagatagatagatagatagatagatagatagatagatagatagatagatagatagatagatagatagatagatagatagaaatagacagatagatagatagatagatagatagatagatagatagatagatagatacagacagatagatagatagatagatagatagatagatagatagatagatagatagatagatagatagatagatagatagatagatagatagatagatattatctTATTGTCAAGATTGATAACTTGATCCAGATGCACTGGACTATTTTTTGAATGTCAGATATGACCACTGGAATACCCCTACACGTGTAAGAAATCTGGTTTATTCAATTAAAGATGAACAAACTGGTGTGGTATgttctaaatgaaaaataaataaataaataagggaaCTTACAACTTTTACATAACAGTCTGCCAAAGTTACTGTAGTCATGTGACTTTAATAAGTTGAATGACATTCTGATGATGTGAAATGGTATATTGCATACATAAAAAATGTCCAATGCTGTTGCCATAGAACTGAAAGCTATTACTGTTACACAGGGTAAGATGAACTGCATGCAGATATAATATTGTATAAATGTTGGCAGTGTTAAGAAATTCAAGCTGCTGATAGTTATAGTTACTATTGCTGTTAATACAACATTTCGTCACTGCAAGTCTTTATATATACTCTCAGTCCAGCCATATTTTAATTATGCATCATTGGAACTATGAAAATAACTTCAATTTCAGTTGAATTCAAGATAGCCTTCAAAATAGCATTTTCTAATTTTTTAGACAGTTTGAggaaatatatttaaacaatatattaaacAATCTAATTTCCTTCCCAGCAGGCTTATCATTAAAATGAGTACAGCAATAgcattttgtaaaacattttgagtGATTAAGGTGTTTAACATGCACAGATGAATTTAGATGATCTTGCACAAACTCATTTAGATGGAAGCTATATGTTTTGATTTAATTCACCTCTTTTATGCACAAAAAAGGTTCTCTCTAGATCAGAATATCTAAGCATGTGCTTAAATGTCTCATGGactgttatgaacaacaaatGTTCCTCTCATTATTCAGGTACTATTCTTCATACAGTATCATACAAGACAATGATATATTATGTGCCGGATTTTCAAGATTCCTAAATATTGCTgcctatttttaataataaaaacaaatcaacattttAGAGAGTAAATGTTGTAATAAGTCTGCAAATAACCAGGGTCATGAAGGGCGTGTAGATATCAGTCAGCATATATAAATGCAATAACCTTATTTTGTTTGATGTGCTAAAGAATGCTTTGGCAGCTTATCAGCTCTAAACTCTAATCAAAGATGATCTCTGAGGCCTGGCGTAGGCAGTTGGAAGTGTCATCTGGCATACTGCTGTGCGTGAGGTTGTTCCCATCCAGGCGCAGGGTCCTCAGCCTGGAGTAGTTGACAGGAGAGCTGAACTTGCAGATGTTTGATAGGTCAAACTCTGAAACATGAGAGAAGGAGCACAATCAAAATGACTTAACAAGGAATTACATCTCAAAACAATCTAGATCTGTTTTCTGAAAGGGAGAGTtgatgccaaaaatgaaaatctggcTTAATTTACTCTCAcagttcaaaacccatatgatttctttcttacatggaaccCCAGTGGAGAAACTAAGCAGAATATCAAAGCTGCTCTgtccttggtcaccattcactttcattgacattgagtgtttacatgcacaccaatacactgataACTATCAAAAATCAGCCTATTCAAAAAtgtgacaatgcaagaaaacagcATTTACATGAGAACTGAAATCATatggttattctctgcttttgacttcaaaccaacaagcatgcacacaacacttacGCACATTGAATAATAGGGCTAATTATATTATCAAGTCTTTTATTATGAAGGAAGACAGtgtgttgtgtctgtgtgttaccAGCAGAGGTGTCAGTGGCATCAGCTTTGTGCTCCTTCCATAAATGCTGCAATGTCCTCCCACTCACAATCCCGGTGCCATGAGGTTACTTCACATTTGTTTTCACACTTGTAACGGCCATACATATATGGAATTATGCAAATATGCAACTGAAATAAATCCGGAGTGCTAAGGTATAACACTATTAGCGTGACGCGCACTAACCAACCCAAACTCAGAGAACAGCTTTTCAGTATAACACACATAATCAAAGCACGAGATTAATTCATTTCATGTGCATCAAGCACAGAACAGCTTACGCCCATTTCACACATGATCCGTTTGCAGTACATATGCGGTGTGCACACGGTGTGGAGGCAGCCCGCATGATAGTGCTTTTCAGCATGCTTTCATCCGTGGCTTCAGTACACCACAAATACAACAATGGGTCGGTTGTTCGCCATTATTtcgattttaaacatttaaacagcaaaaatagactcggtgcggaaacgatcgctgcactgctgctTCTGCACCGCTCCTGCAACGCAGTCTGAATGCTCTAACCGGTTAACGTGGGCACTGAAATAAATACGTACTGCATACATACTGCAAAAGGATCATGTGTGAAACGGGTTTATAGAATGGTATAACACTGTTTCAATATCCTCATGTGCACTGTAACAAATGTAGTTTTCACAGCATTATTACTGTATAATGAAAAAAATGCTTACTGTAGAAACTGTATACAGCATGTTGCTGTAGATCTGTAAAGCATCATggtcaaatttctttggcaggtgaattctacagtaaatatattttccCTGTGAGTCACAATACAGTAATTTTGAGTGGGATTTTATTTTTCAACAGTAGAAAGAATAATCTGTCTTTGCTGATGGTACACTTTACATTATTTCCacgcttcacgctattctcagtggtatccatgcacaactcaacaCGTACCctaccgagagcaaaccacactATAGAGACCATGGAGGTTAGGAgaccaggaggttaccccatgtgactctaccctccctagcaaccgggccaatttggttgcttaggagaattcaaactcgtgactccaggggtggtagtctgcatcaatactcgctgagctacccagctaATCCATTTCATATTGTGGTATTTCTAATGGGAAGTAATGAGTCAACACAAATTGTCAAAGAGCCATCAGTCTTGCCTATACATTTCTACATTAGTAACTAATTCCTTCCACTGACAATTTGTGTTGACTCATTTCTTCCCAATAGAAATACCACAAtatgtgggggcctgggtagctcagcgagtaaagaagTATCCAGTTGAGGAACAATAAAGTCAGTCTTagacatttcattttttaaaattcTACAGTTATACATATAACTGTAGAAAAGTGCTTgggttttactgtttttttttttttaattacttgaaaatatgtgttttttcaCATTGAATCAACATTACTAGGATAGTTGTGACTGTCAACAAGTTTGAGAAAGCAAATGTGAAACAATAGAGGACTTGCACACATCTTTATGATTAACAACTCCTtccctttgttttttctttttctttcttttatatttATCTCTAGAAGTACAGTCAAATTAACTAAAACTCCACAAACAATAAATCAGTCATTTTAAAACTCTCTAAATACGCATGAAAGATAACAAAATAATTTCAGGCCATGCAGTTTACATTGTCAGGGTAACAGGAACAAAGAGGAAGGAATTATATGTTCAGTAAAGTAGTGTTGttgtttacaaaataataatcatttttttttttttaattgtttacaaAATGAAAAGTACGATATAAAATCCATTTAGTGCCTTTGCACTCAAAAACTATATTTTAGACTATTTTTAAGATGAATCcgtttcaatttaataacaaatttccatcataTTGCATTGAAtattcttgaagaaaatgtaataaataaaactttagtctaggtcttttcaacagggcagACTGACAGAAGAAGGCAAGACTTAACTTACTGTTAATCTCATTGGCTTGCAGGTACAGGTGCTCAAGAGCTTCGTTGATTTCTGGAATGGTCTTCAGCTTGTTGAAAGACAGGTCGAGGTCAAGGAGAGAAGACACATTGAAGACACCAGCAGCGATTCCAGAGTCCGCCAACTTATTATTGGAGATACGCAGATACTGCAGGGCTGGCAGTTTGGCCAGGTAGCCATTAGGGATGCTGTCAATATCATTATTGTCAGCATAGAGCATCAAGAGCGAAGGTGGAACTCCTGCCGGAAGCTTCTTCAGCTTGTTCTCGCTCATGTCCAGCAGAACAAGGGACTTTAGGCCTTTGAAGGCACCTGTGATGCTCTCAGTGGTCAGTTTGTTCTTGGACAGGTGAAGGGTGGTTAGGTTTTCCATTCCAGACAAAGTGTTAGTAGGGAATGAGCTCAGCTGGTTGCCAACCAGGTTCAACTCATCCAAAGACTTGGAAAGAGGGCCGGGGGGTTTGGTCAACTTGTTGTTGCTGAAGAGGAGCTTCTCCAAGCTGCCTAGTTTATCAATGGTACCTGCCTGGATTTTGTCGCTGgtgatgttgttgttatcgaGAACAAGCCAGCGAAGGTCGGTGACATTATCAAACACACCGGCCTTGATCTCCTTAATATAGTTGTTCTGCAGGTAGAGGTATTTGATTCCACTCGGCACAATGGGGATGAACTTCAAGTTGCGTTCATTGCAGAACATGGCAGTGGGAAAGCTGATGGGACATTCACACTCCTGGGCACAAGTGGGTGATAATATGGCCTCTAGTGGTGCGGAGGGGACGTAGTATTCTTCATAGTAATCATACTGACCCAAACTCTGACATACAAGTCCAGCCAACAGGAAAGAGCACAGGGAAAACATGGCTGTCTAAATAAATctggagaagagaagagaagagacgagacgagaagagaagagaagagaagagaagagaagagaagagaagagaagagaagagaagagaagagaagagaagagggaGTAGTTTCTATGGTTACATACAGTAAGACACAGGCaataacaaatgaaaaaaaattgtaAGAATAACATAACTTAGTACAGTCCCCCCTTAGACATAAACAAAACCCAGATACATTATTTTAATGGAAACTGATGACTTCATCCTCATGTGCACAAATAGGCCCAGACAGTCCTTCCTACCATAACAAATTAGATCCAAATTGCTTATGTGCAGATCCAAGTTAATCTCAAGTTACACAAACCTAACTGCATACCTTCCTTTCTTTTTGTATGCAATGCTGAAGATATTGAGAATGCGaattgcaaaataatatttttagactTTGCCATTAACAAAGATTATACATTTGGGTAATCAATGCTCAGACTTAAGAGGACTACAAATTAGCAGGTGTAATGTGCAGGCTAATAGTACGTTATTATGTAATAAAGTATTGTGACATATCATGGCAGGAATAATGCATATTCTATGTGTCCATTCAGATACATCATCAAAATTCATGCAACAAAATTCCATGCCActatttaaatcattaaatgttATCATTCATAACTCAAATGGATGCTTTTGGGTTAAGCATACTTGATTATACAGGTAGATCTCAAACTCTACAAGACGAATATTTAGAGTATGATCAAAATTGGTTCTTCAGCAATCATATATTTGATCATCTTAACCAAACACTACAAAAGCAAGCATTATCTTTCACTAATCATTACACAaacctaaataataataataataatccttacctTTATCCTTTTCTCTCTTTGTATGACTTTAGGTAGACTTGTGTGTGTGGCCGAGGGCtctggagagaaagagaaagggagggagggagagaggtggacgagtagagagagagagaatgagaggcaGACACTCAGCCAGACTTTAGTCGCCCCAGATTGCTAGAAAACAGTTGCAGGCGGTTCTGGAGTGTAGCTGTTAACAGTTCAACTTGACAACCAAGACATATGGATTCTAACAAGGTTCAGGTGCAGCAAAGCATTTTGGGACACGTAGTGCTTGACAGGATAGAGCAGAGAGCAAGGACTCACCAGGGAGGGTTTGCAAAATATATATACCTGTGTAGttgccacacacacgcacacacttttcCATCAAATCTGTTCCAAACTATGCCACAAAACAAGCTACCTATTGTGTAAGACGCAAACAAACCTACAAACACCTCAAAGTGCAAACCATATTTCTGTCTGAGTCAATGCCAAAtatttctaataaaaaataaatattctcaacAAAATAAGGGTTTATTAAATGATggaattaacttaaaaaaaaacttgtctaCTTGCAATGGCAGCTGCCTGCTGTTAAACAACTGGGCGTTCAACTGTAATTAAGAATTGGAAAAATTGACCAAATAAGACTGTAGTGGCCAAACCAGCCTTACATAACTGTGTTGTCTATCTTGCATCAGTTCTCTCTATGTCTGTAGAATGTATCCAATTATTAACAGCTGGTAGATTGTATATCATCAAACAGTGTGTCATGCTTTCATCTTTACCCTAATAAAAGCCAGATGGCTTCTGTCTGGCTGTGGTAATGGAGCTCTAAGCTTTGGGCATGCAGCTCTCATACACAATGGTGGGCCATAACCCATGAAGAGTCGTGGTATGAGGGTGCTGACTGGGGATTGGTTTAGGTTTAATAACTCATGATGGCTTTTAGGAATGCAGTACACAGAAACCAGATGAGATTCTTGTTGCAGAACCGCCCGGCAGTACAATGAACCATTCTATACAGATCAGCATGGTTATGGTTTATTTTTTAACTGTAGTGCTgtaaaatcaggattagaatgcaCTGACTGGGCAAGTGACCAATCAAGAGTCGACACATCACTACAGGTGTTCCACCAGCACATTTATCTGTCCTGTTTACGGTAAGCTAACTGTGTTGAGAAAACCAGGACAGGATGTAATAGAACCATACTGAACCATGCtaaagtggaaatgctactggaactgtTATTCTCCATGCTTAGAGCCATTCGGCCCGACTGTGGAAAAGGAGTTCATAatattagggtgttctgggtggtggtTACTTGGCTACTTACAAGCCTAAATCAAATAAGCCAGCCCCCAAGTTCTAAGGTCTACAGGATTTTTTTTCCACCTGTTTTATCATTTGCCAGGCAAAAACCTCATATGTGTGATTGTTTAGAAATATAAtatcacacctctcctcaacaagctgcatgatttgaggtactATTCAGGTCTGTACCACAAACAGTACAGGACAATTGACAAGCTGTTAGAATACTTAAGCCTGAAACATACGAAATTATGTTAACGCAGAGGCTTCTAGATATTTCAGCTTGAATTTGTGTGAGTTTTCTGATTTTCTACATTGCCACAAGGGATGTTAGAGTGGGCATATGGGTGTCTGCTTCTaaggtgagttttctctttaagGTCAACTACTGAGCAACAGGTTGAAGATAacattgctgagcaagtaagttagAGTCAATATGTATTATTTAGAGCAACTTACCTGAAAAATAACACATCTGGtgtaatggcacagacatttaaaGGTAATTCTATCAGCCCCTTGAgttctgaggtttgttaccaccacagtagCGCAAGAATTAGCATGTTCAAACAGACTACATGTTAGCCAAGCACTCAAGGCTGTGTTTGCGTACTTGCaatgtatgtttctggccttaggtTTAGGTGTGCATTCAAATCCTTAACCCCAATGATAATTacctattaaaatgtatttagcaaGCGCCACTAATTAGTGCTATAAATACTATATCTAAATACATAGTGTGATTAATGACTGCAAACTTTTCTTATCCTAGCACAATTCTGTTTCATAGCTCACTCTACAAAATGTGCATACATCAGATTTTGCGAGTGCTTCCTCTGCTTTATAAAGGAATTTTACAGTTAACTACAAGACTAATCAGAAAGTATAGTCACATAGATACAGTACACCAATCTCCTGAACATGACAAAGCATATTTGAGTGATCAATATACTTGTAAGTAAATGCTAACTGAATCTttgcaaaacaataataaatatccTGAAAATTGGCCTTCATGAGTAATGTCATTGTGTGGTCTTTTCTTCTGatattattttttgtcatttttgctacTATATTTGACAGGGATAGCAGAGAGCTGGCAGGAATGATGGGACGAATATAGGGGAACAAAATCGGAAAATGACATAAGCCAGATTCAAACTCCTATTACTTGCATTAGCACCACATGGAACAGAACTGCTAGGCCATAGCTTCAGTGCCATTGGGTGGTTTTGAATTACTCTTGATCAACTTGACTGCTAACACACCCGTGCCTGTCAATATCGCTCACCTATTAACTTATCACTCATTTTTCATCTCTAATGTCCCCTGGAGGTCATCACTCCATATCTTTCTCTCCACTCATGCACCGGGTCTTTAGTATTGGCACACGGTAATGGCTCATGTGGGTGATGGACATGTATGACAATGAAGTTGTGTAGCAGGGGCAGGTGATGGCAGAACTATGCAGCTGTATCTGATACATGTATGTGAGAACATTCACAGTTGTCCTCAAACCATTTAAATATGCTACTCCTGGAAGGTGATTGACAACATCAGCTGCTAACAGAAGCACATTTTTGTGAGACAGAGGCTATGTTTAGAGTAGAATACTATCATTGcagtgcagtatatactgtatactgcatactttaaaaaaatattatgtgaaacaGTACAGAGTTTGCAATGATAAACTATTCAATCAGAAACGTGTTACATTGTCACTTGATATCTACTTCAATTCATCCAATTCAGCAGCTGAATTGTTG is a window encoding:
- the LOC127639242 gene encoding lumican-like, producing the protein MFSLCSFLLAGLVCQSLGQYDYYEEYYVPSAPLEAILSPTCAQECECPISFPTAMFCNERNLKFIPIVPSGIKYLYLQNNYIKEIKAGVFDNVTDLRWLVLDNNNITSDKIQAGTIDKLGSLEKLLFSNNKLTKPPGPLSKSLDELNLVGNQLSSFPTNTLSGMENLTTLHLSKNKLTTESITGAFKGLKSLVLLDMSENKLKKLPAGVPPSLLMLYADNNDIDSIPNGYLAKLPALQYLRISNNKLADSGIAAGVFNVSSLLDLDLSFNKLKTIPEINEALEHLYLQANEINKFDLSNICKFSSPVNYSRLRTLRLDGNNLTHSSMPDDTSNCLRQASEIIFD